The Sphingorhabdus sp. Alg231-15 genome has a segment encoding these proteins:
- a CDS encoding dodecin domain-containing protein: MAVARVTEIISSSTSSIEDTVKDGVSRASQTLTNVQSAWVKDIKTVVTDGQVTEWRTTLAVTFLLEE; encoded by the coding sequence ATGGCTGTAGCAAGAGTGACCGAGATTATTTCGTCATCGACCAGTTCGATCGAAGATACGGTGAAAGATGGCGTCTCCCGCGCATCACAAACGCTGACCAATGTCCAGTCCGCATGGGTCAAGGATATCAAGACCGTGGTAACCGACGGCCAGGTGACCGAATGGCGCACGACGCTGGCTGTGACCTTTTTACTGGAAGAATAA
- a CDS encoding GFA family protein codes for METHTGSCHCKAVKFEISSINISEGTYRCDCSLCQKKAIVMKAEHKSHFKLTAGADELLSYKWNKRIAEHFFCKNCGVYTHHKRRRDPHQICINFACLDRVEMPSERDIGLADGSNHD; via the coding sequence ATGGAAACCCACACCGGCTCTTGTCATTGCAAAGCTGTGAAATTTGAAATTAGTTCGATCAATATATCAGAAGGGACTTATCGCTGTGATTGCTCGCTTTGCCAAAAGAAGGCGATTGTGATGAAGGCGGAGCACAAAAGTCATTTCAAACTGACCGCCGGTGCAGATGAGTTACTTTCTTACAAATGGAACAAGAGGATTGCCGAACATTTTTTCTGTAAGAATTGTGGAGTTTACACTCATCATAAACGTCGGCGCGATCCGCATCAGATATGCATAAACTTTGCCTGTTTGGATCGGGTGGAAATGCCTTCGGAAAGAGACATCGGTCTGGCTGATGGATCAAACCACGACTAG
- a CDS encoding efflux RND transporter permease subunit, whose product MNLTNIALKYPAAIAAALALITLIGIVSAFSTPIQLFPNIERPSLTVQAGWRAASPKEIESEITIPIEDELRGLPGLTRVQSWSNNGNVWLNLEFALGTNMDKAFAQVSSRVQRVRNWPLDADRPSVGGANGDQGESLIYLFLQALPDSNLDSEALATFARDTIAPELESIEGVQGVSVEAPTGERILRIRFDPWRLAQLNLTIEQLSAAVGRFQDVGGGTVDVGRRGYALRFEGNFSAEQIGDLTVAQRGSTVIRMRDVADINVGPDKAFGVTYQNGNPAIGMRVVRQPGSNTLDAIDGVLSTIDTFNENELQRMGARIEKSFDPSVFIKRALSFLSGNLLLGTLLAVGLLWLFVRRWRATFIIAATVPVCLLATLAVIGMTGRTINVISLAGLAFATGMVLDAAIVVMENFVRLRNHGRSPGEAALEAVSQVWPALFASTATTVAIFIPIMFIEDVEGQLFADLALTIAISVVASLIVAVTLLPAAARHYGELDMEDNESRWDGYADRIFALIDSNKKRKIWIPSLILAPLVISYFLWPQTDYLPDVKRDAVDAWVGLPSGATLESARTEIAEEVVERLDPYLTGEKQPELLNYYLFVNPWGINTGIRIKDQSRIDEMTGIVNGEILAGFPDVQAFAQQGSLFGNFGGGGSIELYLQSENDEDLREAALVATDAIQAALPGGMVRPNPDPNVVVPELRLTPNDRRIAELGMTRDQVGRAVRALGDGLYLGEYVSDGERMRVIMRGSEASDPEAIESAPLVTPNAGTVPMGEVATLLRGVGPTQISHVDGRKTVTLNINPPPGMALGEALEVIRTTAEPAIRDALQTSGTLRYGGDADALVKAITSLSTNFILAAALLFVIMASVFRSARDAALVIIALPLATVGGVIAIQIVNLFKPTPLDLLGMIGFVILLGIVVNNAILLMAQARESEREGMNREEAARTALRLRLRPILMTTGTSVMGMLPLALVPGPGSAIYRGLAVIIVGGVLVSTIFTLVLLPALIQLGSARKDKPTKPDSPDKPEKSPDPEPGFGGGLLPEPAE is encoded by the coding sequence ATGAACCTCACCAATATTGCACTGAAATATCCGGCGGCTATTGCTGCGGCCCTGGCGTTGATCACCCTGATCGGAATCGTGTCGGCGTTCAGCACACCGATCCAGCTATTCCCCAATATTGAACGCCCCAGTCTGACTGTCCAGGCGGGTTGGCGTGCCGCCAGCCCCAAGGAAATCGAGTCCGAGATCACCATTCCGATCGAGGATGAACTGCGCGGCCTACCGGGGCTCACTCGCGTCCAGTCCTGGTCCAATAATGGCAACGTCTGGCTCAATCTCGAATTTGCACTCGGTACGAATATGGACAAGGCCTTTGCTCAGGTGTCCAGCCGTGTCCAGCGTGTCCGCAACTGGCCGCTTGATGCTGACCGGCCTTCGGTCGGGGGTGCCAATGGTGATCAAGGTGAATCACTAATCTATCTGTTTCTTCAGGCTTTGCCGGACAGCAATCTCGATTCTGAAGCGCTCGCTACCTTTGCCCGCGATACTATTGCGCCAGAACTGGAGTCGATCGAAGGGGTGCAGGGTGTCAGCGTCGAGGCGCCAACCGGAGAGCGGATATTACGCATCCGGTTCGATCCATGGCGACTGGCCCAGCTGAACCTCACCATAGAACAGCTTTCAGCTGCTGTAGGGCGTTTTCAGGATGTCGGAGGCGGTACAGTAGATGTCGGCCGACGCGGTTACGCACTGCGTTTCGAAGGCAATTTTTCAGCTGAGCAGATTGGCGATCTGACCGTTGCTCAACGTGGGTCGACCGTGATCCGGATGCGTGATGTCGCCGACATCAATGTCGGTCCCGACAAGGCTTTTGGCGTCACCTATCAGAATGGCAATCCAGCCATCGGCATGCGCGTCGTCCGTCAGCCGGGCAGCAACACGCTTGATGCTATTGATGGCGTGCTATCGACTATCGACACGTTCAACGAGAATGAACTGCAACGCATGGGTGCCAGGATCGAGAAAAGCTTCGATCCGTCGGTCTTTATCAAACGCGCTTTGTCGTTTCTGAGCGGCAATCTGCTGCTGGGAACTTTGCTGGCCGTTGGTCTGTTATGGCTTTTCGTTCGGCGCTGGCGTGCGACGTTCATTATTGCGGCCACTGTGCCGGTTTGCTTGCTGGCAACGCTCGCGGTGATCGGCATGACCGGTCGGACGATCAACGTGATCTCGCTCGCCGGGCTGGCCTTTGCTACCGGTATGGTTCTCGATGCGGCTATCGTTGTGATGGAAAATTTCGTGCGGCTGCGCAATCACGGGCGGTCGCCGGGCGAAGCCGCTTTGGAAGCCGTGTCTCAAGTCTGGCCCGCTCTATTTGCGTCGACCGCGACCACTGTCGCGATTTTCATCCCGATCATGTTTATCGAGGATGTCGAGGGCCAGCTATTCGCTGACCTTGCCTTGACCATCGCGATTTCCGTCGTCGCCAGCTTGATTGTCGCGGTCACGCTTCTGCCTGCAGCAGCACGGCATTATGGCGAGCTGGATATGGAGGACAATGAAAGCCGCTGGGATGGTTATGCTGATCGTATATTCGCTTTGATCGACAGCAACAAGAAACGGAAAATCTGGATACCGTCTCTCATCCTTGCGCCTTTGGTGATCTCCTATTTTCTCTGGCCGCAAACGGACTATCTGCCGGACGTGAAGCGTGATGCTGTCGATGCTTGGGTCGGCCTTCCATCCGGCGCAACATTGGAATCGGCGCGAACCGAAATTGCTGAAGAGGTGGTCGAGCGGCTTGATCCCTATCTGACGGGCGAAAAGCAGCCCGAGCTGCTTAACTATTATCTGTTCGTCAATCCATGGGGCATCAACACCGGTATCCGGATCAAGGACCAGTCCCGTATCGATGAGATGACGGGTATTGTGAATGGCGAGATCTTGGCTGGCTTCCCGGATGTACAAGCTTTTGCACAGCAAGGCAGCCTGTTCGGCAATTTTGGCGGCGGTGGCTCGATTGAACTCTATCTGCAGTCCGAAAATGACGAGGACTTGCGGGAGGCTGCGCTGGTCGCAACAGATGCAATTCAGGCCGCCTTGCCTGGCGGTATGGTCCGGCCCAATCCCGATCCGAATGTAGTTGTGCCGGAACTTCGTCTGACACCCAATGATCGCCGCATTGCGGAATTGGGCATGACCCGGGATCAGGTTGGGCGTGCTGTCCGGGCTCTGGGCGATGGCCTGTATCTGGGTGAGTATGTCTCCGACGGAGAACGGATGCGAGTTATCATGCGCGGTTCGGAAGCGTCAGACCCGGAAGCGATTGAAAGCGCACCGCTGGTCACACCCAATGCCGGCACGGTACCGATGGGCGAGGTGGCAACCTTGCTGCGCGGTGTCGGCCCGACACAGATTAGCCATGTGGACGGGCGTAAAACGGTGACGTTAAACATCAACCCGCCGCCAGGCATGGCGCTTGGCGAAGCATTGGAGGTTATCCGGACGACTGCAGAACCGGCCATCCGCGATGCGCTCCAGACTAGCGGAACCCTGCGTTATGGCGGCGACGCCGATGCGCTTGTCAAAGCAATCACATCGCTCAGCACCAACTTCATTCTGGCAGCAGCATTGTTGTTCGTCATCATGGCCTCGGTATTCCGGTCTGCCCGCGATGCCGCGCTGGTTATCATCGCCCTGCCGCTGGCCACTGTGGGCGGGGTTATCGCCATCCAGATAGTGAACCTGTTCAAACCGACGCCGCTCGATTTGCTCGGAATGATCGGGTTTGTGATCCTGCTTGGTATCGTCGTGAACAACGCCATTCTTCTTATGGCGCAGGCACGCGAGAGCGAGAGAGAGGGCATGAACCGGGAAGAGGCGGCCCGCACCGCGCTGCGTCTGCGGCTGAGACCTATTTTGATGACGACTGGTACGTCGGTCATGGGCATGCTTCCACTGGCGCTGGTGCCCGGACCGGGCAGCGCAATCTATCGCGGTCTGGCTGTTATTATCGTTGGCGGGGTGTTGGTATCGACGATCTTCACCTTGGTCTTATTGCCCGCTCTCATCCAATTGGGATCGGCCAGAAAAGACAAGCCGACCAAGCCTGATAGCCCAGACAAACCTGAAAAATCCCCCGACCCCGAACCCGGTTTTGGCGGTGGACTATTGCCGGAGCCTGCTGAATGA
- a CDS encoding D-Ala-D-Ala carboxypeptidase family metallohydrolase produces the protein MKLSPNFHLSEFTQSQTATRLMLDNTPGRAEVAALKLLCEKVLEPVRENYGRPVLISSGYRSPAVNRAIRGSRTSQHAKGEAADFEIAGVDNLRICQWMERRLNYDQLILEFYERGVPASGWVHVSYREPYRNQELTAKRVVRNGRRTTVYQNGIVG, from the coding sequence ATGAAGCTCAGCCCTAATTTTCATCTCAGCGAGTTTACCCAGTCGCAGACAGCCACACGCCTGATGCTCGACAATACACCTGGTCGGGCGGAGGTCGCGGCGCTGAAATTGCTCTGCGAAAAAGTGCTGGAACCGGTACGCGAAAACTATGGTCGCCCGGTGCTGATCTCCTCCGGCTATCGCTCGCCAGCGGTCAATCGCGCGATCCGTGGCTCGCGCACGTCACAGCATGCCAAAGGTGAAGCGGCGGATTTCGAGATTGCCGGCGTCGACAATCTGCGCATCTGCCAATGGATGGAACGGCGACTCAACTATGACCAGCTGATCCTCGAATTTTACGAGCGCGGCGTGCCGGCAAGCGGCTGGGTTCACGTGTCCTACCGTGAACCCTATCGCAATCAGGAACTGACCGCCAAGCGCGTCGTCCGCAATGGCCGGCGCACGACCGTCTACCAGAACGGAATTGTCGGATAG
- a CDS encoding methyltransferase domain-containing protein, translated as MKPLYDKIGVGYAQRRQPDPRIARAIHEALGDAHSVLNIGAGTGSYEPTDRNVTALEPSAEMIQQRPPGSATAHQGAAENLPFADRQFDAAMAVLTVHHWSDLNAGLREMRRVARDRVAILTFDPAADYFWLADYIPEIIALDQPIMPKMNAFQAILGETNVAAVPVPHDCTDGFLGAYWRRPDAYLNPDVRSAISTFAKLDDISGALKQLEDDLASGAWEARYGDLMREKSLDIGYRLVVADWS; from the coding sequence ATGAAACCGCTCTATGACAAAATTGGCGTTGGCTATGCGCAGCGCCGCCAGCCAGACCCGCGAATTGCCCGTGCAATCCATGAAGCGCTGGGTGATGCGCATTCGGTCTTGAATATCGGGGCGGGCACCGGGTCATACGAACCGACAGATCGCAATGTCACAGCGCTGGAGCCCTCTGCCGAAATGATTCAGCAGCGCCCTCCAGGATCAGCAACAGCACATCAGGGGGCTGCCGAAAACCTGCCCTTTGCGGATCGACAGTTTGACGCAGCCATGGCCGTCCTCACGGTTCACCATTGGAGCGATCTGAATGCCGGACTGCGCGAGATGCGGCGCGTCGCCAGAGACCGGGTAGCCATTCTGACCTTCGACCCGGCGGCCGACTATTTCTGGTTAGCCGACTATATCCCGGAGATCATCGCACTCGACCAGCCGATCATGCCAAAAATGAATGCATTCCAGGCGATCCTCGGAGAAACAAATGTAGCGGCGGTCCCAGTCCCTCATGATTGCACTGACGGCTTCCTCGGCGCCTACTGGCGACGACCAGACGCTTATCTCAACCCGGACGTGCGATCAGCGATATCGACATTTGCCAAGCTGGATGACATCTCTGGCGCATTGAAACAACTGGAAGACGATCTGGCCTCGGGTGCCTGGGAAGCACGCTACGGGGATCTGATGCGGGAGAAGAGTCTGGATATCGGCTATCGCTTGGTTGTTGCGGATTGGTCGTAA
- a CDS encoding diguanylate cyclase, with translation MQTQILGLVTPLMALFFAVTFVVLWRVGRMKRHVFGFGIAYALSAVGFLITHFLPANAFYLFHATQVFYTLGSIMLLASVCERAGQRLHLGSFAVVYLISALALGLTVSFSNDVGPRLVVVNMGYGVMFAMGVTTLLTARRRSVIDVAIIAIIAFQAADFLVRPTLTLLFEKSIPAEIYRESIYYSLIGLVLGVKGVTTAMVLIGATIAEWTNALRESSERDALTGLLNRGAFEQSMRNLLPRAQTEGRPLSLVVADIDHFKQVNDIWGHQAGDQAISSFGELIDQMVRGSDAAGRIGGEEFCIAVWNCPNDPAKRLAERIRQGFARLEHASLNDDIRLTASFGVATARDGETYEQLFARADAALYQAKSSGRDRVENAEERRQEEAMPKPNPKPIELKRASAG, from the coding sequence ATGCAAACACAAATTCTTGGACTGGTGACACCGCTCATGGCGCTGTTTTTTGCGGTGACATTTGTGGTGTTGTGGCGGGTGGGGCGCATGAAGCGTCACGTGTTCGGCTTTGGTATTGCCTATGCCCTGTCCGCAGTGGGATTTCTTATCACCCACTTCCTGCCGGCCAATGCGTTCTACCTCTTTCATGCGACGCAGGTTTTCTACACTCTTGGTTCTATCATGCTGTTGGCATCGGTCTGCGAGCGCGCTGGGCAACGACTTCATCTGGGAAGCTTCGCGGTTGTTTACCTCATCAGCGCATTGGCACTGGGACTGACAGTTAGCTTTTCCAATGATGTCGGCCCGAGACTGGTCGTCGTCAATATGGGCTATGGGGTCATGTTCGCCATGGGGGTGACTACGCTCCTCACCGCACGGCGGCGCTCAGTGATCGATGTCGCGATCATCGCGATCATTGCATTTCAGGCCGCCGATTTCCTCGTCAGGCCAACATTGACCCTGCTGTTCGAGAAGTCGATCCCAGCGGAGATCTATCGGGAGTCGATCTACTACTCTTTGATCGGGCTCGTACTCGGGGTGAAAGGTGTAACAACAGCGATGGTTTTGATCGGCGCGACGATCGCCGAATGGACTAATGCCCTGCGCGAAAGCAGTGAGCGTGATGCATTGACGGGGCTGCTCAATCGAGGCGCGTTTGAGCAATCAATGCGAAACCTTCTCCCACGTGCGCAAACGGAGGGTCGTCCCCTGAGCCTGGTGGTCGCCGATATCGACCACTTCAAACAGGTAAATGATATTTGGGGACACCAGGCGGGCGACCAAGCGATCTCAAGCTTCGGCGAACTTATCGATCAGATGGTCCGCGGTTCCGACGCGGCAGGCCGGATCGGCGGAGAGGAATTCTGTATCGCGGTCTGGAATTGCCCAAATGACCCGGCTAAACGGTTAGCCGAGCGGATCAGGCAAGGCTTCGCACGTCTCGAACATGCCAGTCTGAACGATGATATCCGCCTGACTGCGAGTTTTGGCGTGGCCACAGCGCGCGATGGGGAGACCTATGAGCAGTTGTTTGCCCGCGCTGATGCCGCACTTTACCAAGCCAAGTCGAGCGGCCGAGATCGTGTCGAAAATGCCGAGGAACGGCGTCAGGAAGAGGCGATGCCCAAACCAAATCCAAAGCCGATCGAATTGAAGCGCGCTTCGGCTGGTTGA
- a CDS encoding DUF4345 family protein, with translation MTLFRIAIYIFGLIPLYFGVTGIVLGAAQLMGGEPFTNAMDNQFRYLSGVYIGIAAMLFYSAGDIVGRALVFRLAVLAVFIGGLGRVVSYVNVGAPPAEMVAGMVLELIAPIFILWQAKVIKGA, from the coding sequence ATGACATTATTCCGCATCGCCATATATATATTCGGCCTGATCCCGCTCTATTTCGGGGTTACCGGCATTGTGCTGGGCGCGGCGCAACTCATGGGCGGGGAGCCCTTTACCAATGCGATGGACAACCAGTTTCGTTATCTCTCCGGCGTGTATATTGGCATAGCGGCGATGCTATTCTATTCCGCGGGTGATATCGTCGGGCGGGCGCTGGTCTTTCGATTAGCGGTGCTGGCGGTATTTATCGGCGGCCTGGGACGCGTGGTTTCTTACGTCAATGTGGGTGCACCGCCTGCGGAGATGGTTGCCGGCATGGTGCTGGAACTGATCGCGCCGATCTTCATTCTCTGGCAGGCCAAGGTGATCAAGGGCGCATGA
- a CDS encoding efflux transporter outer membrane subunit encodes MSVVNLRVFPLFCLIALSACAIRGGPDLDLATVPTAPDGWASRPDLPLTNAVAEQPSAITNGWLNEFGDEDLRDAVNEAFANNRNLQSVLAQLRASRAARRVARADLLPRVDLSGTATDAENAATVYDGSLEASWEVDIWGRNLALARAGNADARAAAADFAAARQALAAAVAQAWYDRSAARISFDLATSDLERRKDTLRITNARFRAGLGSRLDVRLAQVAVSNSEDRLETALRTSTNAARALEVLTGRYPSGEAAGANDLVMPKPLPGITAPVSVLAGRPDLIAAEARVDAAGLRAVDARHAMFPQLTLRFDATTRSGSFGDLFDPGTYINAISAGLLQPLFRGGALLAEADRQGELARSALFDYAQSTLTAFQEVEDRLDAEATLERQVSSTNTAAEEARAAVGLTRSRYINGRSTIFDLIDAQTTAIASETRAIETRRAQIENRINLHLALGDEPLER; translated from the coding sequence ATGAGCGTGGTGAACTTGCGTGTATTTCCGTTATTCTGTCTGATCGCCTTATCGGCCTGCGCGATCCGTGGCGGCCCGGACCTTGACCTTGCCACTGTGCCCACGGCGCCTGATGGTTGGGCATCACGCCCCGATCTGCCGCTGACCAATGCTGTTGCCGAGCAGCCCAGTGCTATCACAAACGGTTGGCTTAATGAATTTGGTGACGAAGATCTGCGCGATGCAGTGAATGAAGCATTTGCCAATAATCGCAATTTGCAGTCTGTGCTGGCGCAGCTGCGCGCCTCCCGAGCCGCGAGGCGGGTGGCCCGTGCAGATCTGCTTCCAAGGGTCGATCTATCCGGAACGGCGACGGATGCCGAAAATGCCGCTACGGTCTATGATGGTTCTCTGGAGGCGAGCTGGGAAGTGGATATCTGGGGCCGCAATCTTGCCCTCGCTCGCGCGGGCAATGCAGATGCGAGAGCCGCGGCCGCAGATTTTGCCGCTGCCCGCCAGGCGCTAGCCGCCGCCGTTGCCCAGGCCTGGTATGACCGCAGTGCTGCTCGCATCTCTTTTGATCTGGCAACCAGCGACCTCGAGCGGCGCAAGGACACATTGCGGATTACCAACGCCCGCTTCCGTGCTGGCTTGGGTTCTCGGCTTGATGTCCGATTGGCGCAGGTTGCCGTTTCCAATAGCGAAGACCGTTTGGAAACCGCGTTACGGACCTCAACCAATGCGGCACGGGCGCTGGAGGTTCTGACCGGACGCTATCCATCCGGCGAGGCGGCAGGTGCCAATGATCTTGTTATGCCTAAGCCTCTGCCCGGTATCACCGCACCGGTGTCTGTTCTGGCTGGCCGGCCGGATTTGATCGCTGCCGAAGCGCGGGTCGATGCCGCCGGTCTGCGCGCTGTCGATGCCCGGCATGCCATGTTCCCGCAACTCACCCTGCGCTTTGATGCCACTACCCGGAGCGGCAGTTTTGGGGATCTGTTTGATCCCGGGACCTATATCAACGCGATTTCGGCGGGCCTGTTGCAGCCATTGTTCAGAGGCGGCGCACTGCTTGCCGAAGCCGATCGCCAGGGTGAGCTCGCAAGATCGGCACTGTTTGACTATGCGCAATCCACCTTGACGGCCTTTCAGGAAGTGGAGGATCGTCTCGACGCGGAAGCGACCTTGGAAAGGCAGGTTTCTTCGACCAACACGGCTGCTGAAGAGGCGCGTGCTGCCGTTGGTCTGACCCGCAGCCGCTATATCAATGGCCGCTCGACTATCTTTGATCTGATTGACGCGCAAACGACCGCCATTGCTTCGGAAACCCGGGCGATAGAGACCCGCCGTGCGCAAATTGAAAACCGGATCAATCTTCATCTGGCGCTGGGCGATGAACCGTTAGAGCGATAA
- a CDS encoding efflux RND transporter periplasmic adaptor subunit, which yields MSFALPDMIRTNIRWIAIGGTVLVIALVYYLFFASNAAEGQGGPGQGGPPPAIVTLAKIEKLALTPNFTAPGDIVANRDSVVAAEVAGRIQSTLNIGARVSRGTVIAVIDDRTIRLARDQARAEVARLQSDLTYQNRLVGRLQQLLKEEAESEASLDEAISARDQTRARLAAAKVALETAQVDLARTRIRAPFAGQMVERRIEVGEYATPGREIGRIVGREGSEARVRVPIAVAGSLSTGQEVTILANGEERSSRVRTVIETGDEVSRTVEVRAPMGSHNLKMGSAISITVPTGIERDVLTAPRDALVLRDSGIFVYVVSTKDKTAKRVDVQVGEPAGDRVAISGKIAAGDMIVVRGGERLRDGQNVTWDDGKKPDAEPQQSAG from the coding sequence ATGAGTTTTGCATTGCCTGATATGATCCGAACCAATATTCGCTGGATCGCGATTGGCGGAACAGTGCTTGTCATTGCGCTCGTCTATTATCTGTTTTTCGCCTCCAATGCGGCGGAAGGACAGGGTGGGCCGGGCCAAGGCGGGCCGCCGCCTGCGATTGTCACGCTCGCCAAGATCGAGAAGCTGGCGCTCACTCCGAATTTCACCGCTCCCGGCGATATTGTCGCCAATCGGGACTCTGTTGTCGCCGCCGAAGTGGCAGGGCGCATCCAATCGACATTGAATATCGGAGCACGGGTCAGCCGCGGCACGGTTATCGCTGTAATCGATGATCGAACCATCCGTCTGGCCAGAGATCAGGCCCGCGCAGAAGTGGCGCGCCTGCAATCGGACTTGACCTATCAAAACCGGCTGGTGGGCAGATTGCAGCAATTGCTGAAAGAAGAAGCCGAGTCAGAAGCCTCTCTCGACGAAGCTATCTCTGCACGTGACCAGACCCGTGCGCGTCTTGCCGCAGCAAAGGTGGCGTTGGAAACTGCACAGGTTGATCTGGCCCGGACCCGCATCCGGGCACCCTTTGCTGGGCAAATGGTCGAACGCCGGATTGAGGTTGGTGAATATGCGACACCCGGACGGGAAATTGGCCGGATCGTGGGACGTGAAGGCTCTGAAGCCCGCGTTCGCGTGCCGATTGCGGTGGCCGGTTCGCTGTCGACAGGGCAAGAGGTCACAATCTTGGCCAATGGTGAGGAACGCTCCTCTCGTGTGCGCACGGTAATCGAGACGGGTGACGAGGTCAGTCGCACCGTTGAAGTCCGTGCGCCGATGGGAAGCCATAACCTGAAAATGGGCAGCGCGATTTCGATCACTGTGCCCACCGGAATTGAGCGCGATGTCCTTACCGCGCCGCGCGATGCGTTGGTACTGAGGGACAGCGGGATTTTCGTCTATGTAGTCAGTACCAAGGACAAAACGGCAAAACGTGTCGATGTGCAGGTTGGTGAGCCCGCTGGCGACCGCGTCGCCATTTCCGGAAAAATAGCGGCCGGTGACATGATCGTGGTTCGCGGTGGAGAGCGGCTGCGCGATGGTCAAAATGTAACTTGGGACGATGGCAAGAAACCTGATGCCGAGCCACAGCAGTCCGCAGGATGA
- a CDS encoding antibiotic biosynthesis monooxygenase, giving the protein MTYVLIIHEVDNYADWKSGFDQVSNLRKTAGEIEFQILSYDDDPNKVVHFSKWQTTEKARAFFESAKVKEIREELGVNEPEFIYLDERESGIL; this is encoded by the coding sequence ATGACCTATGTTTTAATCATACATGAGGTGGATAACTACGCCGATTGGAAATCTGGATTTGATCAAGTTAGCAACTTGCGGAAAACTGCTGGCGAAATTGAATTTCAGATTCTCAGCTATGACGATGATCCGAACAAAGTCGTTCATTTCTCGAAATGGCAGACGACCGAAAAAGCTCGAGCATTTTTTGAGTCCGCCAAGGTAAAAGAAATCAGAGAGGAGTTAGGTGTAAACGAACCCGAGTTTATTTACCTAGACGAGCGAGAAAGTGGAATTCTCTGA